The stretch of DNA GCGTCCACGACGGTCGTCTCGAAGGACTCACCAGTAACGCGGTCCCAGACGGCGTCTTTCAGACGGTTCGTGATATCGCTGGAATTCATGTCGAGGCTCCGGTCCCGGAATCGAACCGAGAAACTGCCAACCCGGAGCAGGAGGGACGGCCGAGACCGCTCGCTTGCTACGCGGGTGGTTCCTCTGTGCGGGTGCCGAAGGTCCGCTGCACGTCGCTCGGGTCGACGTCGATATCGAAATCGAGAACGCGGTCCATCTCGCGAAGTTTCTCGATTACCGCGTTCGCAATCACCTCGTCCGGATGTTGGTCAGCGTCTTCGGCACGCTCCAACACCTCGTAAGCTTCCTCGACCGAGAGCAGGTCAAGGAGCGCTTCCTGCTCGTCGGTTAGATGGCCGTCTGCACCGGGGAACTCGCCCGGAAACGGCTCACCGTCGTCCACGATGTGGGTGGCCTCGTGGTCGCCGTCTCGGAGCTTCCTTTGAAGTTCCTCGGCGAACGCTGACTGTTGGGCTTCCTGTGCGCCGGGGAGGTCGTCGAGCGAGTCCTCGTCGGCATCGAAGTCAGCCACTGCGAGTTCGCCTTCGAGCGGTTCGATTCTGGCCGGAACCCATCGGTCATTGAACTGGTAGAGCGCGTTCGAGTACCCGCCGTCGCCCGTGTTGGCGTTCTTCACGAACTGCACCATCTGGTCGTTCAACCCGAGTTGGTCGGCCCACTCGTCAATCTCCGAGATTTTGTGAAGGACCGTGAACGCCGAGTTATTGATGATAGCCTCCGAGTGAGGGTGCTGGAAAAAGTCGTTGACGTCCTGCGTCACGAACCGGACACTCGTATCGAAGTGGCGAGCGTGTCGAATCCGCTGGCCGAGCCATGCGAGACTCGTACTGTTCTTCATAATCTTCTGGGCTTCGTCAATCACGAAGATGACGTTTTTCGGCGTCTCTTTCGCCCGCTCGTACACCATCGAGAACAGCAACTGCATCATAAGCGAGGTGCCACCGGCCTGTTCCTGCTGGCTTAAATCGAGGTAGATGATATCCTCGTCTTGGAGGTTGAACTCCGAGCGCTGAGCGAGGTTTTCGTACTGGCCGCCCTCTCGGAACGGCCGCAGGAAGGTCGCGAGGTCGCGGGCGGCTTCCTCGACGTCATCTCTGTCCGCGTCCTGCGCCATTACGGCGTACTCGCCGGGGTTCTGCTCCATGTCGTCGAGGACCTCGAAGACGGTCTGGAGGGTTGGACTCTCACGGTGATGGGTAGATGGGTCGCTCGTGATGTCTTTCCACTCGTAGGCGGTCCGGACTGCGTCTTGGAGGAAGAACCGTTCATCGTCAAACTCGACGTTCTCGATGTTCGCGTACGTGTCGAACATCCCCATCACTTCGTCAATCTTCGCCGAAAGCGGGTCCTTGTCTTCTCCCGTTACCCGCTTCTGTTTGTGTTCTGGCGGCTGGCGAATCTCCAGCGGGTTCAGGCCGCGACTCCCGCCGACGGTAATCCACTTCGCCCCGAGTGCTTTGGCAACTCCGGTCAGGCCTTCGAGCGGGTCCAAGAAGATGAGCATCGTGTCTTCGGTGGCCTCGCGTGTCCGAAGCGCGTTCAGTTTCGTATTCAGGCTCTTGCCCGCGCCGGAGTCACCAATCCACGTATGGTTGTAGTTGGTCTCGCTCTTGAACGGATGCTTGAGAATCGGACTGTTATTGAAGGCGTGAGACCCCCACTCGATACCGTTCTCCTCGATGAGCGTACTCCGCGAGAGCGAGGCGAACAGCGCGCCGACACCCCGTCCGAGGACTTGCGTGCTGAATCGGTCGTGGAAATCGAGGGGATTGCGGCCGTCCGGTGCAAGTGCCTGTAACGCCTGTTCCTGTCGGCCGACCGCAGTTTCGAGGCCAATATCTGCTGGTTCGCGCCAGAACGAGTCTTTCAGATTGTCAGCCTGCCGGGAGAGTTCCTCTTCATCCTCGGCCCGGGCGGCCACCCAGAGCGAGATTTCAGCCGGGCGTTCGCCGTTGCTGATAGCGTCGCGATAGGTGCGAAGGCGCTCGATTTCTTCGGACGTTTCCTTAGTCGCTTCCTCGTCTTCGTCGGTGTCGAAGACGCCGCTCTGGACGGCTTCCAGTCCCTCTTTCCGCATCTTCGCATCGCCCTTGGCGTCCCGGCGGTCTTTCGGGCGAACTTGCAGGGTGAGGTCGAACTTGAGGTCGGGATTCTGGAAGACGTTCTGGAGTGCGCCCGGTGCAATCACGTCGTTGAAATCGCCGGGTTCGGCGAAAAACACCCGGCGGTGGGTGTCGCCGGTCTGGACCGACCGATACGACTCGTCGATATCAAGGGGTGCAACTGCCTGCTGGTGGAGGCGCTCGACCTCGTCGGTTGGATTCTCGGGCGCGGGCAAGCCACCTGCGGGAGCCGTCTCGATAGTCTCGTCCTCGAACTGGCTGAGTTGCCGCGGCACCCCCTCGGTCGGCACGTTCGACCCAGTCGCCGGTTGACCGTCGGTCTCCGACTGAGATGGGTCGTTTGCGGCCGTGTCGGTGGAATCGACCGATGTGTCTCCGGGTGTAGAGTCGGCTTGTCTGTAGAGGTAGAAAGCGAGAACGCTGGCCGCGATGAGCAGGTAGAAGCCGACGCCACTGAGCGGTATTGGGCACGTCGCCGTCTCGCATCCCGGCGGCGTCTGGGGAAGCCACCTGAACAGTCGATGCCAAATGTCGGCCGGGAGTGAGACGAAGAGGACGGTTTCCCTATGCATTGGATTCCTCCATGCGGAGACCGTCGGCCGCTGGCTGGCTTCGGGTCTGGACCGCGTCGTTCGCGGCGTCGACTTCACTCGGTCGCCAGAAACCGCGCTGGAGGGCGAACGCTTCTGCGGTCGAAAGCCGATTGAGTTCGTACTCTTCGAGTTCCCGATTCAGACTGAGGACCTGTTCGAGTCGGCGATTCAATTTGCGGAGCATCTCCGAGCGTTGCTGGTCGGCCGACTGACTCCGCTGCCCGGACACGTAGTACCGGAGGACCTCGAAGACGACACCGATTTTGTTAATGTGGGCGAGTTTTTCGAGGGCGGTCTGGTCGGTCGCCGACGAAGTCGTGACCTCGGTCTCCTCCAGCGGGACGATAAGGTAGAAATGCGAGACCTGTGTGCCAGCGGCCTCGAACTGCGCTGGCCGCTCGGAGAGTCGTTCTTCAATTAAGGCTCGCAGGTGGGGGTTCCCGAGGACGTCGGAGTCGTCAAGCCGGTCGCCAAGATGTTTGAGGTGTTGCTCAATTGGGAACGGACGGTTCGTCACATGGATGTCGTAGTCGAAGTCGATACGGTTGTTGAACCATGTGGCGATGGAAACCATCGTCTGGTACCAGTCATCGAACTCGGCGAAATCCCGATGCGGGGGGTCGAGTTCGACGAACGCGACGAGTGAGCCGTCTTCCAGTTCGAGGATGTGGTCTCGGGGGTAGAAGCGGGCGACACCGGTCAGGTCTTGGGTGGATTCGCTGGTATCGAACGCGCGATGGTCGGCGTCGGCCGCCGCCTCTTCGACACTGTCGTAGTGGTTGGGAGATTTGGCGTAGTGAACGAGGGTTTTCGTCCACTGGACAGCGGCCAGGTAGCTTGGGGCGGCGACGACGTAGAGACCTCCGATGACGAGGAGGGTGAGAGGAAGACCGAGGCCGAGATAGCCCAAATCGAGGAAGAGCCAGAAGAGAAGGCCAATTCCTCCGGGTAAGAGAACGGTATAGAAATCGTGGGTGTTGATTTTAACTATCGGGACGACGGATGGCTGTCGGAATGTTGGGACTGTAACTTGACCCAATTCATCTCGGGGAGACATG from Halorussus sp. MSC15.2 encodes:
- a CDS encoding VirB4 family type IV secretion system protein yields the protein MHRETVLFVSLPADIWHRLFRWLPQTPPGCETATCPIPLSGVGFYLLIAASVLAFYLYRQADSTPGDTSVDSTDTAANDPSQSETDGQPATGSNVPTEGVPRQLSQFEDETIETAPAGGLPAPENPTDEVERLHQQAVAPLDIDESYRSVQTGDTHRRVFFAEPGDFNDVIAPGALQNVFQNPDLKFDLTLQVRPKDRRDAKGDAKMRKEGLEAVQSGVFDTDEDEEATKETSEEIERLRTYRDAISNGERPAEISLWVAARAEDEEELSRQADNLKDSFWREPADIGLETAVGRQEQALQALAPDGRNPLDFHDRFSTQVLGRGVGALFASLSRSTLIEENGIEWGSHAFNNSPILKHPFKSETNYNHTWIGDSGAGKSLNTKLNALRTREATEDTMLIFLDPLEGLTGVAKALGAKWITVGGSRGLNPLEIRQPPEHKQKRVTGEDKDPLSAKIDEVMGMFDTYANIENVEFDDERFFLQDAVRTAYEWKDITSDPSTHHRESPTLQTVFEVLDDMEQNPGEYAVMAQDADRDDVEEAARDLATFLRPFREGGQYENLAQRSEFNLQDEDIIYLDLSQQEQAGGTSLMMQLLFSMVYERAKETPKNVIFVIDEAQKIMKNSTSLAWLGQRIRHARHFDTSVRFVTQDVNDFFQHPHSEAIINNSAFTVLHKISEIDEWADQLGLNDQMVQFVKNANTGDGGYSNALYQFNDRWVPARIEPLEGELAVADFDADEDSLDDLPGAQEAQQSAFAEELQRKLRDGDHEATHIVDDGEPFPGEFPGADGHLTDEQEALLDLLSVEEAYEVLERAEDADQHPDEVIANAVIEKLREMDRVLDFDIDVDPSDVQRTFGTRTEEPPA